The sequence cgaagggactgccAATTTCTATCTTCgaggagtttcgttccagtctctgcgtcactggcgccgcttcgactgcggcagggggggtgttgagtatattgtgtacgtgtgtATTGTGCATTGGGCTCACCTCCTATTTTCTCTGTATAGTCGAGGTTGTGGCCCCCCCTTTGTACTCATATATACGTGCATGGTGCGCCGATCAATTCATTGCAATTGCATAGTCTATTCTTCTCGTTCTACAGGGAGGAGCCAATGGCCTGGTCGGCGGCCAACCGAGGGAACTTCTTCACCTCCCTTTCGCCTATTGCGAAACGAACTTAAAGAAAAGGAACGAACCATAGGATATGGTTGTGTTTCTAAAAATACATGTTGGATTATGTAGATCGATCGgcttatatacacacacacactattATTGGCGCTATTATTGCCTATCTCTTAATGCAAGAAAACAAACGCTTCTTTTTCGGAGGGTCGTGTTGGTTGAAGTTTAAACACATTAATTTTGTGTGGCCAGATTTGGCATATCCCCCGTGCTGCTAGCAGCTAAACAGAGCAGGACAGCTACATACTCCTATAATGCAATCACCAATTATCACAAACAAATATCTAAGAAGCAAATGCAAGGATTCCAAGTTTGCTTGGCCGTTCTTTTTCATTTTCCATACCcgcaaagaaaataaagaaagcaacATAAATGGTCCATGTGAGCGCGCTTTCGTGACTAGTACCCTGTGTACCCATCCTACTTGGCTGTCCACCCATTTCTTCTTTGGATGAGAGAAAAGAGCTTATCATCAATGATCTACCTAAGATTCCCCACTTGCTAATCCAGATATTCTCTTGTAAACAGTGTCCCGCAATTATTTGTTTCAAAAACGTTGGACCATTTCCTTTTGTGGGGTACAAGTTAAAGAAAGATAACTTGACATTTTTTGTAAGCTCAAGAACATAGGCTTGCACCTCTCTAATGGTTTCATCAAGGTTCAAAACATCTGGTTGAGATTGCGGATATTGCGTTGATTTCAGTGAACCCCAAAATTATTCACGTATGGTTCAAACAACAATGGATAATTATCATGATTTCGAAGACTACAGGTATTCCTAACAATATATATAAGGACCATATATATAAATGTCACGAGAACTGAGGCACAAAGatatttttttttggggggggggggggggctaggtcTCAATCGATTGAAACATTCGCATAAAGATCTCATGAATATAGCATCAAACAAGATATACCTAAGTTTCACTCAACTAAGATTTAGCAAATCTGAAAGTTTTATCTTGTCTTCACGCGTATATACTGGATGTTTTTTTCCTCCTGGATGTTTTTTTCCTCCGGTACACCAGATTGTACAACAAAAATTAGGTCCCCTTGACAAAAAAGGAGCTATTTTGCATAAGGCACCCTACGCTCTTAGTCTTCATTACAAAGAGCACCTCCTGCCGTTCTGCTTAGGCCCCTCATTTTCCGAGGTATGCAACCAAAGGCCGCCTAATCCGTTAGGTGCAATAACTAGGTTCAACAAGGGCCTCTCGGCGAACGTGTAGTATGTATGTATAGCATGCGGTTATAACTAAGTTGGTGCACGTGCGGCAAATCAGCCGCTGAACGGCTTGTACACTTTGAGAGCTTCGATGACGTTGGCGATGGAGCCCGCCCCGGCGGCGATGGAAACGATGAGGCATCCGACGCTGAGCATCCTAAGGCAGATACCCTGCATGCTCCGGCCGGGCACGCCGCGCTGCCTGATGTACATCTCGACGGGGAAGTAGACGGTGAGCGGCCAGAAGGAGACGGCGCCGAGGAGTCCCACCACGTTGCCGAAGAACGGGAGCAGCATGGCGAAGACGGTGGTGAGGCAGACGAAGGCCGACCGCCATGTCAGTCGGAACACGCTGAGCGCGAATGGCCCCACCCGGAACTCGCGGGAGATGAAGGCGCTGTCGGGCCATGTGGACGCAGCCCAGCGCTCGACGAAGGCGAAGATGGGCTGGCAGAAGACCTGGTAGGCGCCGACGAGGTGCACGACGATGGCCACGTTGGCGATGTCCAGCAGCCAGAAGGGCTCGTAGAATCCGAACCCGGTGAGGAGGTTGTCGGGGGCTGCGTCGCCGAACGCCGCGTACCCCATGCACCCGCACAGCATGTAGAACACCGTCGTCGTCGCCACGCTCAGCCGCGTCGCCTGCTTCATCACCTTCGCCTCAGACGGCGGCGGCGCCCTGATCGTGTCCTGAGAAGTACCCTTATGTCAGCCAACGATAACAAAAGCAGAGCAAAACTAGGAATTACACTCACTGAGCAGAGGACAGCTCGGTCATGGCTTTTACGTACTTGGATTTCTATGAGGATGTTGGAGAAGGAGTAGGCGAAGGCGATGTCGCCAAATGCCTGCAGGCTGCGCCACACCTTCTGCGTGGCCGTGATACCGACGCCGATGCTGATGCCGGTGAGGCTGCCCTTGATTCCACCATTGGCTGCAATTTCATGGTCTTAAGTACTACTACTGTAGGATAacttatatactactccctctgttcc comes from Triticum aestivum cultivar Chinese Spring chromosome 5B, IWGSC CS RefSeq v2.1, whole genome shotgun sequence and encodes:
- the LOC123111010 gene encoding amino acid permease 3, with protein sequence MAVGNGGAKKVVAPMEVSVEAGNTGDAAWMDDDGRPRRSGTFWTASAHIITAVIGSGVLSLAWAIAQLGWVAGPAVMLLFAAVIYYTSTLLAECYRTGDPATGKRNYTYMDAVRSNLGGPKVIFCGVIQYANLVGVAIGYTIASSISMRAIRRADCFHANGHADPCKSSSNPYMILFGLVQIVFSQIPDFDQIWWLSIVAAVMSFTYSGIGLSLGITQTISNGGIKGSLTGISIGVGITATQKVWRSLQAFGDIAFAYSFSNILIEIQDTIRAPPPSEAKVMKQATRLSVATTTVFYMLCGCMGYAAFGDAAPDNLLTGFGFYEPFWLLDIANVAIVVHLVGAYQVFCQPIFAFVERWAASTWPDSAFISREFRVGPFALSVFRLTWRSAFVCLTTVFAMLLPFFGNVVGLLGAVSFWPLTVYFPVEMYIRQRGVPGRSMQGICLRMLSVGCLIVSIAAGAGSIANVIEALKVYKPFSG